Sequence from the Halobaculum rubrum genome:
ACCGCGTCGGCGGCCGCAAGCGCGTCCAGCGCGAACGCGTGGGTCGTGAACTGCCCCTTGTTGTCGCCGGCGCCGCGGCAGTAGACGCTCCCATCGCGAACCGTCGGCTCGAACGGCGACGAGTCCCACTGCCCGGGGTGCTCGGCCGGCTGCACGTCGTAGTGGCCGTAGAACAAGACCGTCGGGGCGTCCGGGTCGGCGGCGACACGCTCGCCGTACACGAGGGGATAGCGATCCGTCTCGATCCGCCGGGCGTCGAGGCCGTGGTCGGCGAGCAGGTCCCGGACGGCGTCCGCGCCGGCGTCCATCCCCTCGCCCGTGGCGCTCACCGTCGGCAGTCGCAGGAGGTCGAACAGCGACTCGCGGTAGTCGTCGAGGCGCTCGGCGATCGCCGGATCGGCGGCGGTCGCGGACGCGGATGCGTCGGACATACCCGCTACTGTGCGACCGGAGCCTTCGCCCTTTGCCCGCCGGCGCGGCGTGCCGGTACCCCGAACCGAGGGTCGTTGCTAACACAGTACCACTTTCAATGCTAAAGTTAATATTCCAGTGGTCTTTATTAATAACCAGAGATGGAACACACGCGACGAGCCGTCCTCGGAGCCGTCGGTGGGGTCGGCGCGGGCACAGTAGCCGGCTGTCTGGGTTCGCGCGCGGACGGCGGTGCGACCGCCGGCGACGACGCGGGAGCGGGCGATGCGGCGGTACAGGCGACGTTCTTCGTTTTCGGCGATCTCGCGAGCGCGGTCGCCGGCGACGCGACGAGCACTGACCTGTTGGTTCCGGTCGGACAGCACGGTCACGGCTGGGAGCCCGGGCCGCGTGTCCGCGAGTCGATCCGGGCCGCCGACCTCCTCGTCCACGGAATGTCGGGGTTCCAGCCGTGGGCCGACGACATCGCCGTCGACCTCGCGGCCGACGACGCCGGCGTCCGGACCGTCGACGCCAGCGCCGACGTGGACCTGCTGGCGCCCGACGAGGAGGGTGACCACGACCACGGCGCCGAGGAGGACCACAACCACGACGAACACGAAACCGAGACCGACCACCACAACGAACACGAAACCGAGACCGACCACCACGACGAGCACGAGGGCGATGAGGATCACGGCCACGGAGCCGGAACGGATCCTCACTTCTGGATGGACCCGCTGCGCGTCCGCACCGCGGTCGGAACCGTCCGGGAGGCGCTCTCGTCGGTCGACCCCGGCGGGGCCGACGCCCACGAGGCGAACGCCGCGGCGTTCCGAGTGGAACTCGACGCGCTCCACGAGCGCATCGACTCGACGATCGCCGAGGCCGACCGCGACGTGCTTCTCGTTGCGGGCCACAACTCCGTCCGCTATCTTGGCGAGCGATACGGCCTCCACGTCGAGACGCTGACGGGATTGGCACCGGACGACCGCCCGACGACGCGCGACATCGAGCGCGCGCAGGCGGTCATCGCCGAGCACGACCTCCGCCACGTCTGTGCGGACCCGATCGAGTCGCAGCGGGCGGCCGACCAGCTCGTCGCCGAGACGGATGCCGAGGCGGTGCTGCCGCTGACAGCGATGCCCGGGCTGACCGACGAGTGGGCCGAACGCGACTGGGGCTACCTCGACGTGATGCGGGAGGTGAACGTCCCGACGCTGGAGCGGGCGCTGCGGCGATGACGGCGGCCGTCGACGTGCGCGAGGCGACGTTCGCCTACGGCGACCGACCGGTGATCGAGGACGTGTCGCTCACGGTCGAGGCCGGCGAGTTCCTCGGCCTCGTGGGCCCGAACGGGTCTGGGAAGACGACCCTCCTCGAACTGCTGATCGGCCTGCGCCGTCCGGACAGCGGCACGGTCTCGCTGTTCGGCGAACCGCCCCACGAGTTCGCCGACGGCGAGCGCGTCGGCTACGTCCCGCAGGACGTGGGCGAGGCCGCCGGCGGGATGCCCGTGACCGTCGAGGAGGTGGTCCGGATGGGCCGGTACCCGCACCGGCTCTTCCGGCGGTTCCGCGACGAGGACCGCCGGGCGGTCGCGGCCGCGCTGGAGCGCGTCGGGATCGCCGACATCGCGGACCGGCGGATCGGCCGCCTCTCGGGCGGCCAACGTCAGCGGGCGTTCATCGCCCGGGCGCTCGCCGCCGAGGCGGACCTCCTCGCGCTCGACGAGCCGACCGTCGGCGTCGACGCCGAGTCGCGGGAGGCGTTCTACGACCTCCTGCACGAACTGAACGACGAGGGAATGACGGTCGTGCTCATCGAGCACGACATCGGGGTCGTCACGACCCACGCCTCCGAGATCGCCTGTCTCAATCGGGAGCTGTTCTTCCACGGCGACCCCGAGACGTTCGTCGAGACGGACGCGCTCGCGGCGGCGTACGGGAACGCACAGCACGTCGTGGCCCACGACCACTGATGACGGCACCGACCATCCCGCTCACGGCCGCCGGAGGAGGCGTCGTCGACCGGGTGCTTGCGGTCCTGCTGGACGACCTGTGGGGCGGCCTCCTCGACGGTCTCGCGGGCGCGGCCGGCGTCGACGTGCTCTCGTTGCCGTTCATGCAGCGGGCGTATCTCGCTGCGGTGTGCGTCGCGATCGTCGGCCCGCTCGTCGGGAGCTTCCTCGTCCACCGCGAGATGGCGATGATCGGCGACACGCTGGCGCACGCGGCCTTCGCGGGCGTCGCCGCCGGCCTGTTCGTCAACGCGGTCCTCGCGGTCGCGGTGCCGCCGCTGGCGACCGCGCTGGTCGTCGCCGCCCTCGCCGCGCTGGTCGTCCAGACGCTCGTCGACTACGCCGGCGCCTACCGCGACACGTCGCTGGCGATCGTGCTCACCGGTTCGTTCGCGGTCGGGAGCGTGCTGATCACCGCCGCCGACGGCGGCATCGCCGTCGGGATCAACGCCTACCTGTTCGGGTCGCTGGCGACCGTCTCGCGCGCGAACGCCGGGGTCCTGCTGGCGATGACGACCCTGGTCGGCCTCGCGGTCGGCGCCGCCTACCGGCCGCTGGTGTACGTCACCTTCGACGAGGTCGGCGCCCGCGCCGCCGGCATCGACGTGACGCGGTACAACCGCCTGCTCGCGGTGCTCACCGCGGTGGTCGTCGTCGGCGCGATGCAGATCATGGGCGTCATCCTCGTCGCCGCGATGCTCGTGATCCCCGTCGCCGCCGCGTCCCCCGTGACCGGCTTCAAGCGGTCGATCGCCGCGAGCGTCGCCGCCGGCCTCCTCGCCACCGTCGCGGGCGTCACGCTGTCGTACTGGTACGACGTCGCCGCCGGCGGGACGATCGTGCTCACCGCGATCGCCGTGTACGGGGTCGTTGTCGTCGGGTCGCGCCTGCGCGGTCGCCTCGCGTCCAGTCGTCGCGAACGGGGCGCGCGGGCCAACGCGGACGCGGTCGGTACCGACGCGGGAACCGGATCCGGGACGGTCACGGCGGACGGCGGCGACGGCGCCGAGTGACTCGGTCGGTGGGATCGCCCCTTTCATGCCGGTTCCGGAACTGGCCAGCGCTATGGACACCCGTTCGCGCGCCCGTCTCGCGCTCGCCCTCCTCCTCGTGACCGCGCCCCTGTGGGGGCCGCCGTTGGACCTCACCGGCACGGACTACGCCTATCGCACCGCCGAGATCGACGTCGACGGCGGCGAGGTCTCGATGACGGAACGAGACTACTGGCGGGGACCGACCGATCGGATCGCCTGTTTCTCGACGCTCGCTGCCATCGATCGCGACCGCGGCTGCTATCTCGAATCGCGCCTCCGCGACGGGAACGTCAGCGTCGACTATCCCGGAATGGGGAGTTACGGCGGTGACCCGCAGGTATTCGGCCCGGACTACGTCGTCTTCGGGACCTCCGGCCCAGTCTACGAACGGACCGTCTCCCACGACGCGGCGAACGGGTCGTTCGTGCTCGGAGTCGACCGGGTCGACCCCGAAGTGGCCCTCGGCGACGTGGCGAGCAATCCCGAGGGTGCACCCCCCGCCGTCCGCGAGGCGCTCGACACGGGTGAGGCTCGCCGCGACGACCCGATCCGGGGACACGATCCCGGACGGATCTATCGCGACGACGGCCGGTTCGTCGTCGTCTACGAGGAGGAGATCCACGACGGATACTCCGAGCAACCCGGCGTCGAGCGCGCGTTGGAGGGGGTCGCGGTCCTGTTCGGCGCGCTCACCCTGTACCAGGTCGGGCGCGACAGCGTCCGGGAGTCGTAACGGCGGGTTCCACCTGAGGGACCGACGGGGGCCGGATTCCGGCCGCGACGACCGTCTCCACAACTGTTAGGCGCCAGCGAACCACCCGGACAGTAGACCCCTCCATGCCGAACACCGACGCGCGCGTCGACATGACCGAGGGAGCGGTGGCGCCCCGGTTGTTCAGCCTCGCGTGGCCGCTCGTGCTCGGCAACCTCCTCCAGACCCTCTACAACCTCGCGGACGTGTTCTGGGTGGGCCGAGTCAGCCCCGAGGCCGTCGCCGCGGTGTCGCTCATGTTCCCGCTCTCGTGGATGTTCGTCTCCACGGCGATGGGCCTCACCGCGGCGACCATCGCGCTCGTCTCCCAGCACGTCGGCGCCGGCGAGGACCGCCGGGCCGACGAGGTGGTCGGCCAGACGACGCTGCTGGCGATCGGCGTCTCCGTCGTGTTGGCCGCCGTCGGACTGCTCGCGCGCCGCCCGCTGTTGAACTGGATCGGCGCCGAGGGCGTCGTGTTCACGGAGGCGCTGGCGTACATCGAGGTGATCTTCCTCACCCTCCCGCTCACGTTCCTCTTCTTCGCCTTTCGTGCCTCCCTGCAGGGCGCCGGCGACACCAAGACCGCGATGTGGCTCGTGGCCGCCTCCGCAGGCGTCAACATCGTCATCGACCCCGTGTTCATCCTCGGGGTCGGACCGATCCCCGCGATGGGGACGCGGGGCGCCGCCGTCGCGACGTTCATCTCCCGCGCGCTCGCCGCCGCGGCCGGGATCTACGTCCTCGTGAGGGGGGACTGGGGGATCCAGCTCCACCTCGGCGACCTCCGGCCAAACCCCGCGGTGCTGCGCAAGCTCGTCGATATCGGGTATCCGGGCACGCTGGACGGCTGGGCCCGCTCGTTTGCCGCGGTGGCGATGGCCGCGCTGGTCGCGCGGTTCGGCCCGGCCGCGACCGCCGCCTACGGCGTCGGCGTCCGCCTGATGTCCGTCTCCTGGAGCGTCGCCGGCGCGGTCGGGCAGGCGACGGCGACGGGCGTCGGGCAGAACCTCGGCGCCGACACGCCCGACCGCGCGAGCCGGGTCGCGTGGACCGCCACCGGCGGCACGATGGCCGTCCTCGCGCTCGCGGGCGCCGTCGTCTGGTTCCTCCCCGCCCTCGCGATCCGCGTGTTCGTCAACGACGCCGCCGTCGTCGAGGAGGGCGTCTCGTTCCTCCGGATCACCGCGCCCGCGTGGGCCGCCTTCGGCGGGCTGATGGTGCTACAGGGGGCGTTCCGCGGCGCCGGCGACACCCGCACCGCGATGGGGCTGTCGCTGCTCTCGCGGTGGGGGCTGCGCATCCCCGCGGCCGTCGTGCTGGCGTACTCGTTCACCGTCGTCGTCCCCGGAGTCGGCCCGGTGTCGGGACTGGGGCTCGGCCCCGACGGCCTCTGGTGGGCGTGGACGTTCGGCGCGGTCGGGTCGCTGATCGTGGGAGCGCTGTGGTTCCTCCGGGGGACGTGGACCGAGGGCGTGGTCGAACGAGACGAGGGGCCGGAACCCGGTCTCGACGCGGCGGGAGGCTCCGACCGCGACGGCGAAACGAGACCCGACCACGACGGCGACGACGGCGATGGCGACCCCGCGACCGACGACTGACCCGAGATCGCCGTCGTCGCGGCCGGTGTATCCAAGCGGGTGGCGCCCGAATCCGAGGACATGGACGGATCGACGACGCGGCCGTACGGCGCGGCGATCGCGATCACCTCCGGCGTGTACTCGCTGGTGTCCGCGACCGTCGGCGGAACGATGACGGGGGCCGGCGGAGCGATGGGATCGGGCGGGATGACCGGATCCGGCGGAATGGCGGGGACGACCGGGATCGGGCTCGCGAGCTGGGTGATGCTCGCGATCGGCGTCGTCGTCGTGGTTCACGGCGCGGTCCTGCTGACGCCGGCGGTCAAGCGGCTCGGGAGCGCGAGCGGCCCCCTGATGATCGCCTACTCGCTCGTGATGCTGCTGCTCCAGGCGCTGGGAGGTGCCGGAATGACCGGCATGGGGATGACCGGCGGAACGGGGACGATGGGCAGCATGGGCTCGACCGCGACCGCCGGGATGGGCTGGGACCTCGGCATGGTCGCGCTCGCGGTGCTCATGCTGTTCAGCGGGATCGTCATGACGACACGCGAGGACGGGGAGCGCGGAATGTACCGCGACGTCGACGACGGCGGAACGTAGGCTGACGGATCGAGAGCGAAACGCGACGCACGGGTCGAGTCGCCGCCTACTCGTCCAGCCGCTCGCGCAGCATCGCGTTCACGTCACCCGGCGCCGCCGAGCCCCCGGTCTTGGCCATCACCTGCCCGACGAGGAAGTTGATCGCGCCGCCCTCGCCGGCGTGGTAGTCGTCGACCGCGTCGGGGTTCTCCTCGATCGCCTCCGCGACAGCCGTCGCGACCTCGTCGTCGCCGGCGGTCCCGAGCCCCTCGCGCTCGATGACCTCGTCGGGGGACAGGCCCTCGTCGAGCATCGCGCGGAGGACGACCTCCTCGGCGTTCTTCGTCGTCACCTCCTCGCCGTCCACGAGCTCGATCAGGCGGGTGAACTCGTCGAGCCGGTCGGTCACGTCCTCGATCGCCATGTCGCGGTAGTTCAGCTCTCCGAGCAGGGTGTCGGCGACCCACGCGGCCGCCAGATCGGGGTCGAACTGGCCGGCGACGTCCTCGTAGAAGTCGGCGACGGCCTTGCGGGAGGTGAGCTTCGAGGCGGCCTCCGTGTCGAGGCCGTACGCCTCGCGGAAGCGCTCGCGGCGGGCGTCCGGCAGCTCCGGGATGGCGATTCGCTCCTTCCAGTCGGACACCTGCAGCGCGGGCAGATCCGCCTCCCGGAAGTAGCGGTAGTCCTTCTCCTCCTCCTTCGAGCGCATCGAGACGGTGTTACCGTGCGTCTCGTTGAAGTGGCGCGTCTCCTGTTCGACGGCCTTGTCGCGCTTGATGAGGTTCTCCTGTCGGTTCCGCTCGTAGCTGAGCGCCTGCTCGGCGCCCTTGTGGCTGGAGATGTTTTTGACCTCCGTGCGGTTGGCGGAGTCGAGCACGTCGTCGTCGATACGACCGTCGTCGCCGACCGCACTCGCCTCGATCATCGAGAGGTTCGCGTCGATGCGGAGGCTGCCGTCGCGGCCGGCGTCGAACACGCCGAGGTACTCGAGGACCTCCTCCAGCTTCTCCAGGAAGGCGCGTACCTCCTTCGGGTCGCGGAAGTCGGGCTCGGTGACGACCTCCATCAGCGGCGTGCCCGCGCGGTTGTAGTCGACCAGCGAGTAGTCCGCGCGGTCGACGGACGTGGTGCGCACGTCGAGATCCGCCGGCCCCTCGCGGACGTGGCGCAGGCTCCCGGGGTCCTCCTCCAGATGGGCGCGGCGGACGCTGACGGTGCGGCGCTCGCCCTCGTGGGAGAACTCCAGCTCGCCGTCGGCACACAGCGGCGCGTCGTACTGGGTGATCTGGAAGTTCTTCGGGAGGTCGGGGTAGTAGTAGTTCTTCCGGTGGAACCGGGTCTCCTCGGGGATGTCGGCGTCGAGCGCCTTCCCCACCTTGACGGCGGCCTCGACGGCCGCTTCGTTGAGCACCGGGAGGGCTCCGGGGAGCCCGAGACAGGTGGGACAGACGCGCGTGTTGGGCTCCTCCTCCTCGACGGGGTCGGTGGAACATCCGCAGAAGATCTTGGTGTCCGTCTCGAGCTGGACGTGGACCTCCAGCCCGATGACGGGCACCAACTCGGCCCGTTCGGCTGCTCGTGCCATCGTTGAACCGAGATTTGCGACGCCGCAGGTAAAGCCTGACGGGACGGTCGCGGGGAGCGTGGCGGCCGCGCTGGCGAGGTGGACCGCGGCGGGCGCGAGCACGACGCGCCGGGGCGTGGCGCGTCCGCGGTCGCCGCGGCGACGGGCCGCAGTCAGTCGCTCCGGTCGGCGCCCCCGCGCATGAGGTTCAGCACCTCGTCGCTCACGTCGGATTGGGCGGCGACGACGTACGACCGACCGGCTTCGAGCACCGTCTCCGAGCCGGCGATGCGCTCGCCGTCGGCGTCGGAGACGACGAGGCTCCCGCGGGGCAGCGTCACGTCGGTCAGCGATCGGCCCGCGACGGGCGCCCCGTCGACGACCTCGATCTCCATGATCTCGAGGGCCCCCGTGACGTCCTCCAGCGAGCGAACCCCGTGCTCGACGGAGTTGACCGCCGCACGGGCGCCGGCACGCTCCGGGAACACCACGGAGTCGACGAAGCGATGGTACTCGTCCCCGATCGCGTGGTCGGTGCGCATCACCGTCCACACCTCCGGCGCGAGTTGCGAGACGGCCAGACACACCGCGAGGT
This genomic interval carries:
- a CDS encoding MATE family efflux transporter gives rise to the protein MPNTDARVDMTEGAVAPRLFSLAWPLVLGNLLQTLYNLADVFWVGRVSPEAVAAVSLMFPLSWMFVSTAMGLTAATIALVSQHVGAGEDRRADEVVGQTTLLAIGVSVVLAAVGLLARRPLLNWIGAEGVVFTEALAYIEVIFLTLPLTFLFFAFRASLQGAGDTKTAMWLVAASAGVNIVIDPVFILGVGPIPAMGTRGAAVATFISRALAAAAGIYVLVRGDWGIQLHLGDLRPNPAVLRKLVDIGYPGTLDGWARSFAAVAMAALVARFGPAATAAYGVGVRLMSVSWSVAGAVGQATATGVGQNLGADTPDRASRVAWTATGGTMAVLALAGAVVWFLPALAIRVFVNDAAVVEEGVSFLRITAPAWAAFGGLMVLQGAFRGAGDTRTAMGLSLLSRWGLRIPAAVVLAYSFTVVVPGVGPVSGLGLGPDGLWWAWTFGAVGSLIVGALWFLRGTWTEGVVERDEGPEPGLDAAGGSDRDGETRPDHDGDDGDGDPATDD
- a CDS encoding metal ABC transporter ATP-binding protein yields the protein MTAAVDVREATFAYGDRPVIEDVSLTVEAGEFLGLVGPNGSGKTTLLELLIGLRRPDSGTVSLFGEPPHEFADGERVGYVPQDVGEAAGGMPVTVEEVVRMGRYPHRLFRRFRDEDRRAVAAALERVGIADIADRRIGRLSGGQRQRAFIARALAAEADLLALDEPTVGVDAESREAFYDLLHELNDEGMTVVLIEHDIGVVTTHASEIACLNRELFFHGDPETFVETDALAAAYGNAQHVVAHDH
- a CDS encoding metal ABC transporter substrate-binding protein, which gives rise to MEHTRRAVLGAVGGVGAGTVAGCLGSRADGGATAGDDAGAGDAAVQATFFVFGDLASAVAGDATSTDLLVPVGQHGHGWEPGPRVRESIRAADLLVHGMSGFQPWADDIAVDLAADDAGVRTVDASADVDLLAPDEEGDHDHGAEEDHNHDEHETETDHHNEHETETDHHDEHEGDEDHGHGAGTDPHFWMDPLRVRTAVGTVREALSSVDPGGADAHEANAAAFRVELDALHERIDSTIAEADRDVLLVAGHNSVRYLGERYGLHVETLTGLAPDDRPTTRDIERAQAVIAEHDLRHVCADPIESQRAADQLVAETDAEAVLPLTAMPGLTDEWAERDWGYLDVMREVNVPTLERALRR
- a CDS encoding metal ABC transporter permease, with the protein product MTAPTIPLTAAGGGVVDRVLAVLLDDLWGGLLDGLAGAAGVDVLSLPFMQRAYLAAVCVAIVGPLVGSFLVHREMAMIGDTLAHAAFAGVAAGLFVNAVLAVAVPPLATALVVAALAALVVQTLVDYAGAYRDTSLAIVLTGSFAVGSVLITAADGGIAVGINAYLFGSLATVSRANAGVLLAMTTLVGLAVGAAYRPLVYVTFDEVGARAAGIDVTRYNRLLAVLTAVVVVGAMQIMGVILVAAMLVIPVAAASPVTGFKRSIAASVAAGLLATVAGVTLSYWYDVAAGGTIVLTAIAVYGVVVVGSRLRGRLASSRRERGARANADAVGTDAGTGSGTVTADGGDGAE
- a CDS encoding potassium channel family protein, with amino-acid sequence MAGPLRVLVVGGGRVGSYVAQLLDDRGHDIVVIEQDPDLVDELSDEYVATIIEGDATRPSILEQAGLDRVDVVTALTGNTGTNLAVCLAVSQLAPEVWTVMRTDHAIGDEYHRFVDSVVFPERAGARAAVNSVEHGVRSLEDVTGALEIMEIEVVDGAPVAGRSLTDVTLPRGSLVVSDADGERIAGSETVLEAGRSYVVAAQSDVSDEVLNLMRGGADRSD
- the gatB gene encoding Asp-tRNA(Asn)/Glu-tRNA(Gln) amidotransferase subunit GatB, giving the protein MARAAERAELVPVIGLEVHVQLETDTKIFCGCSTDPVEEEEPNTRVCPTCLGLPGALPVLNEAAVEAAVKVGKALDADIPEETRFHRKNYYYPDLPKNFQITQYDAPLCADGELEFSHEGERRTVSVRRAHLEEDPGSLRHVREGPADLDVRTTSVDRADYSLVDYNRAGTPLMEVVTEPDFRDPKEVRAFLEKLEEVLEYLGVFDAGRDGSLRIDANLSMIEASAVGDDGRIDDDVLDSANRTEVKNISSHKGAEQALSYERNRQENLIKRDKAVEQETRHFNETHGNTVSMRSKEEEKDYRYFREADLPALQVSDWKERIAIPELPDARRERFREAYGLDTEAASKLTSRKAVADFYEDVAGQFDPDLAAAWVADTLLGELNYRDMAIEDVTDRLDEFTRLIELVDGEEVTTKNAEEVVLRAMLDEGLSPDEVIEREGLGTAGDDEVATAVAEAIEENPDAVDDYHAGEGGAINFLVGQVMAKTGGSAAPGDVNAMLRERLDE